In Carassius auratus strain Wakin unplaced genomic scaffold, ASM336829v1 scaf_tig00037000, whole genome shotgun sequence, a single genomic region encodes these proteins:
- the LOC113082879 gene encoding SKI family transcriptional corepressor 1 homolog-B-like isoform X8, which produces MESIPSQLSTGRDVCSSPTSKQELQPYSSSSSLKPNQVSETVLYGVPIVSLVIDGQERLCLAQISNTLLKNYSYNEIHNRRVALGITCVQCTPVQLEILRRAGAMPISSRRCGMITKREAERLCKSFLGAHNPPKLPENFAFDVSHECAWGSRGSFIPARYNSSRAKCIKCTYCNMYFSPNKFIFHSHRTPESKYTQPDAANFNSWRRHLKLADKSLSDDLCHAWEDVKAMFNGGSRKRAMPGHGSEMSSQLKPQASRNITQTASPDIPHKTLRCDDDRGNLSLTSSVRNYPLIPVPSKSFGMLQKIPPPIFPHPYSFPAFGLCQKKDDGVGEQNKTSVPGVFWPGAKDGIYPSFPMFWPTAGSLPLSSYQPAQPKPHTELMGGRHTETDLSESERGGNTPRDSLFDSERCSSSQSLRNDEDKSGDEARSNEGQPSTHRKLSYISAFRPVVKDAESIAKLYGNRDAYSGTHPGHLSPDFVSESSSYRSASPCEDSGEDPDVDVESHRIPEDEESIQLSVDDRQSPVRENSQTPPDDDRTDTDQKQNKEVAKKKDAIAYEVYSHETEGASLQRTLATKPPRCAPETNDSHISNNSPSEDECESQKSCSDQTSVCTESPSDATFRSTDNRFNFEKDIDNMAKEELQKQLLEQVELRKKLEREFQSLKGSNEEGTVLSRGDGPAAADCTRHIVQRVGTGEKGSLCNSAEA; this is translated from the exons ATGGAGTCGATACCCAGTCAGCTTTCTACGGGACGAGATGTTTGCTCTTCCCCCACCTCAAAGCAAGAACTGCAGCCTTACTCCAGCAGCAGCTCGCTGAAGCCGAATCAAGTGAGTGAGACTGTGCTGTACGGAGTGCCCATCGTCTCTTTGGTCATCGACGGTCAGGAGAGACTGTGTTTGGCGCAGATTTCCAACACTTTATTGAAGAACTACAGCTACAACGAAATCCACAACAGACGCGTGGCGCTTGGAATTACGTGTGTGCAGTGCACGCCGGTGCAGCTGGAGATCCTGAGGCGCGCGGGGGCGATGCCCATCTCCTCGCGCCGCTGTGGCATGATCACCAAACGCGAGGCCGAGCGCCTCTGCAAATCCTTCCTCGGTGCTCACAACCCTCCGAAATTACCCGAGAATTTTGCATTCGATGTTTCCCACGAGTGCGCCTGGGGCAGCCGAGGAAGCTTCATACCTGCGAGGTACAACAGCTCCAGGGCAAAATGCATCAAGTGCACCTACTGCAATATGTATTTTTCGCCCaacaaatttatatttcattcgCACCGCACACCTGAGTCTAAATACACACAGCCAGACGCTGCCAATTTCAATTCATGGAGACGCCATCTAAAACTCGCCGACAAAAGCTTGTCTGATGACCTTTGTCACGCGTGGGAGGACGTCAAGGCCATGTTTAACGGCGGGAGCCGGAAACGGGCAATGCCAGGGCATGGATCAGAAATGTCCTCCCAGCTTAAACCGCAGGCCTCCAGAAACATCACGCAGACCGCTTCCCCTGATATTCCTCACAAAACTTTGCGCTGCGACGACGACCGTGGGAACCTCAGCTTAACCAGCAGCGTGCGTAACTACCCGCTCATCCCCGTGCCTAGTAAGAGTTTCGGCATGCTTCAGAAGATCCCACCACCCATCTTCCCGCATCCATATAGTTTCCCAGCATTTGGACTGTGTCAAAAGAAGGACGATGGAGTTGGGGAGCAAAATAAGACCAGTGTACCTGGTGTGTTTTGGCCCGGTGCAAAGGACGGTATCTATCCATCGTTCCCCATGTTTTGGCCCACCGCGGGCAGCCTTCCGCTCTCCTCCTATCAACCAGCACAACCAAAACCACACACGGAGCTCATGGGTGGccgacacacagagacagacctGTCAGAAAGTGAGCGGGGAGGAAACACACCTAGAGACAGTCTGTTCGACAGCGAGCGCTGCTCCAGTTCGCAGTCCCTCAGGAACGACGAGGACAAGTCTGGGGACGAGGCCAGGTCAAATGAGGGGCAACCCAGCACCCACAGGAAACTGAGCTATATTTCTGCGTTCAGACCTGTCGTTAAAGACGCAGAGAGCATAGCTAAACTTTACGGGAACAGGGACGCGTACAGCGGAACTCATCCTGGCCATTTGTCGCCAGATTTTGTGAGCGAGAGCTCCAGCTACAGATCGGCCTCTCCGTGTGAGGACAGCGGGGAAGATCCAGATGTCGACGTGGAGTCTCACAGAATCCCGGAGGATGAGGAGTCTATACAACTTTCCGTGGATGATCGACAAAGTCCCGTGAGGGAAAACAGTCAAACGCCGCCGGACGATGACCGGACAGACACTGATCAGAAGCAGAACAAGGAGGTGGCAAAGAAAAAGGATGCCATTGCTTACGAA GTGTACTCACATGAAACGGAGGGAGCATCTCTTCAGAGAACACTGGCCACCAAACCTCCTCGCTGCGCACCTGAAACAAACG ATTCACACATCTCAAACAACAGCCCTTCTGAAGACGAGTGTGAATCACAGAAATCATGCTCGGATCAAACAAGCGTTTGCACAGAGAGCCCAA GCGACGCTACATTTAGAAGTACTGATAACAGATTTAATTTCGAGAAAGACATCGACAATATGGCGAAAG AGGAGCTACAAAAGCAGCTCTTGGAGCAAGTGGAGCTAAGAAAAAAACTGGAACGGGAATTTCAAAGTTTGAAAG G
- the LOC113082879 gene encoding SKI family transcriptional corepressor 1 homolog-B-like isoform X9, translating to MESIPSQLSTGRDVCSSPTSKQELQPYSSSSSLKPNQVSETVLYGVPIVSLVIDGQERLCLAQISNTLLKNYSYNEIHNRRVALGITCVQCTPVQLEILRRAGAMPISSRRCGMITKREAERLCKSFLGAHNPPKLPENFAFDVSHECAWGSRGSFIPARYNSSRAKCIKCTYCNMYFSPNKFIFHSHRTPESKYTQPDAANFNSWRRHLKLADKSLSDDLCHAWEDVKAMFNGGSRKRAMPGHGSEMSSQLKPQASRNITQTASPDIPHKTLRCDDDRGNLSLTSSVRNYPLIPVPSKSFGMLQKIPPPIFPHPYSFPAFGLCQKKDDGVGEQNKTSVPGVFWPGAKDGIYPSFPMFWPTAGSLPLSSYQPAQPKPHTELMGGRHTETDLSESERGGNTPRDSLFDSERCSSSQSLRNDEDKSGDEARSNEGQPSTHRKLSYISAFRPVVKDAESIAKLYGNRDAYSGTHPGHLSPDFVSESSSYRSASPCEDSGEDPDVDVESHRIPEDEESIQLSVDDRQSPVRENSQTPPDDDRTDTDQKQNKEVAKKKDAIAYEVYSHETEGASLQRTLATKPPRCAPETNDSHISNNSPSEDECESQKSCSDQTSVCTESPKELQKQLLEQVELRKKLEREFQSLKGSNEEGTVLSRGDGPAAADCTRSSRRSSPFLLQNAHSTPLHRDLHIQATPLTTLTYSCIPGSQ from the exons ATGGAGTCGATACCCAGTCAGCTTTCTACGGGACGAGATGTTTGCTCTTCCCCCACCTCAAAGCAAGAACTGCAGCCTTACTCCAGCAGCAGCTCGCTGAAGCCGAATCAAGTGAGTGAGACTGTGCTGTACGGAGTGCCCATCGTCTCTTTGGTCATCGACGGTCAGGAGAGACTGTGTTTGGCGCAGATTTCCAACACTTTATTGAAGAACTACAGCTACAACGAAATCCACAACAGACGCGTGGCGCTTGGAATTACGTGTGTGCAGTGCACGCCGGTGCAGCTGGAGATCCTGAGGCGCGCGGGGGCGATGCCCATCTCCTCGCGCCGCTGTGGCATGATCACCAAACGCGAGGCCGAGCGCCTCTGCAAATCCTTCCTCGGTGCTCACAACCCTCCGAAATTACCCGAGAATTTTGCATTCGATGTTTCCCACGAGTGCGCCTGGGGCAGCCGAGGAAGCTTCATACCTGCGAGGTACAACAGCTCCAGGGCAAAATGCATCAAGTGCACCTACTGCAATATGTATTTTTCGCCCaacaaatttatatttcattcgCACCGCACACCTGAGTCTAAATACACACAGCCAGACGCTGCCAATTTCAATTCATGGAGACGCCATCTAAAACTCGCCGACAAAAGCTTGTCTGATGACCTTTGTCACGCGTGGGAGGACGTCAAGGCCATGTTTAACGGCGGGAGCCGGAAACGGGCAATGCCAGGGCATGGATCAGAAATGTCCTCCCAGCTTAAACCGCAGGCCTCCAGAAACATCACGCAGACCGCTTCCCCTGATATTCCTCACAAAACTTTGCGCTGCGACGACGACCGTGGGAACCTCAGCTTAACCAGCAGCGTGCGTAACTACCCGCTCATCCCCGTGCCTAGTAAGAGTTTCGGCATGCTTCAGAAGATCCCACCACCCATCTTCCCGCATCCATATAGTTTCCCAGCATTTGGACTGTGTCAAAAGAAGGACGATGGAGTTGGGGAGCAAAATAAGACCAGTGTACCTGGTGTGTTTTGGCCCGGTGCAAAGGACGGTATCTATCCATCGTTCCCCATGTTTTGGCCCACCGCGGGCAGCCTTCCGCTCTCCTCCTATCAACCAGCACAACCAAAACCACACACGGAGCTCATGGGTGGccgacacacagagacagacctGTCAGAAAGTGAGCGGGGAGGAAACACACCTAGAGACAGTCTGTTCGACAGCGAGCGCTGCTCCAGTTCGCAGTCCCTCAGGAACGACGAGGACAAGTCTGGGGACGAGGCCAGGTCAAATGAGGGGCAACCCAGCACCCACAGGAAACTGAGCTATATTTCTGCGTTCAGACCTGTCGTTAAAGACGCAGAGAGCATAGCTAAACTTTACGGGAACAGGGACGCGTACAGCGGAACTCATCCTGGCCATTTGTCGCCAGATTTTGTGAGCGAGAGCTCCAGCTACAGATCGGCCTCTCCGTGTGAGGACAGCGGGGAAGATCCAGATGTCGACGTGGAGTCTCACAGAATCCCGGAGGATGAGGAGTCTATACAACTTTCCGTGGATGATCGACAAAGTCCCGTGAGGGAAAACAGTCAAACGCCGCCGGACGATGACCGGACAGACACTGATCAGAAGCAGAACAAGGAGGTGGCAAAGAAAAAGGATGCCATTGCTTACGAA GTGTACTCACATGAAACGGAGGGAGCATCTCTTCAGAGAACACTGGCCACCAAACCTCCTCGCTGCGCACCTGAAACAAACG ATTCACACATCTCAAACAACAGCCCTTCTGAAGACGAGTGTGAATCACAGAAATCATGCTCGGATCAAACAAGCGTTTGCACAGAGAGCCCAA AGGAGCTACAAAAGCAGCTCTTGGAGCAAGTGGAGCTAAGAAAAAAACTGGAACGGGAATTTCAAAGTTTGAAAG G